In Solanum pennellii chromosome 3, SPENNV200, a single window of DNA contains:
- the LOC107014109 gene encoding transcription factor bHLH162-like, giving the protein MIIDLYHIVNTTNQMENTSPEKLDRKTQEKNRRIQMKYLSSKLFSLIPPHHHHYSAKDMVTQQDQIDQAITYIEKLKERVDVLMRRKDKIIAQGTSDDSKKFMPSTSCSNIKLPMIEVRELGSTMEVILVSCLQKKFTMQEVIIILEEEGVQVVTANFSTIGDKVYYTIHAQVKITRLGVDASRVYLRLQNLIC; this is encoded by the exons ATGATCATCGATTTATATCATATCGTAAATACAACAAATCAAATGGAAAACACTAGTCCAGAAAAGCTAGACAGGAAAACACAAGAAAAGAACAGAAGAATTCAAATGAAGTATCTTTCTTCTAAGCTCTTTTCTCTTATTCCTCCACACCACCACCATTACTCCGCTAAG GATATGGTGACGCAACAAGACCAAATTGATCAAGCCATTACTTACattgaaaaattgaaagaacgAGTAGATGTATTAATGAGAAGGAAGGATAAGATTATAGCACAAGGTACAAGTGATGATTCAAAGAAATTCATGCCTTCAACATCTTGTAGCAATATTAAATTACCTATGATTGAAGTTAGAGAGTTGGGTTCAACTATGGaggttattttagttagttgcTTGCAAAAGAAGTTCACCATGCAAGAGGTGATAATCATCTTAGAGGAAGAAGGAGTTCAAGTTGTTACCGCTAATTTTTCTACAATCGGCGATAAGGTTTACTATACTATTCATGCTCAG GTGAAAATTACGAGATTAGGGGTTGATGCATCAAGGGTCTATTTGAGATTGCAAAATCTGATTtgctaa